The Lonchura striata isolate bLonStr1 chromosome 7, bLonStr1.mat, whole genome shotgun sequence genome window below encodes:
- the LOC144246633 gene encoding C-type lectin domain family 2 member B-like, which produces MGREQGAVCSWQRDEGCELQESEFCSTHGGVNESLENRSATQNPLRRFLGEWFSSRPVLTAVLILLLLVLVLALGVALAVQSAPQVPVTPATPQLVLGCPRGWVGYNGVCYYLSRDYRSWDQAQERCSELGASLAILQDEAMDLLFRLRGNVDYWIGLRRRGERLHWGDGSSYSSRVPVLGNSPCVYLADNKFRTRDCSNERPYVCSKAQAAL; this is translated from the exons ATGGGTCGGGAGCAAGGTGCTGTTTGTTCCTGGCAGAGAGATGAGGGCTGTGAGCTGCAGGAGAGTGAATTCTGCTCCACCCATGGGGGGGTCAATGAGTCCCTGGAGAACCGGTCAGCAACACAGAATCCACTCAGAAGATTCCTGG GTGAATGGTTCAGCTCCCGTCCCGTGCTCACGGCGGTGCtgattctgctgctcctggtgctggtgctggcttTGGGGGTGGCCTTGGCTGTGCAGTCAG CACCACAGGTTCCAGTCACACCTGCGACTCCGCAGTTGGTTCTGGGCTGTCCCCGTGGCTGGGTTGGGTACAATGGGGTCTGCTACTACTTGTCAAGGGATTACAGGAGCTGGGATCAGGCTCAGGAACGGTGCTCGGAGCTCGGGGCCTCCCTGGCCATTCTCCAGGATGAGGCCATG GATTTGCTCTTCCGCCTCCGCGGGAACGTCGATTACTGGATCGGGCTGCGCAGACGGGGCGAGCGCCTGCACTGGGGGGACGGCAGCAGCTACAGCTCCAG ggTTCCTGTCCTTGGCAATTCCCCGTGTGTGTACCTGGCTGACAATAAATTCAGGACCAGGGATTGCTCAAATGAGCGGCCGTATGTCTGCAGCAAGGCCCAAGCTGCCCTGTGA